From Bacteroidales bacterium, the proteins below share one genomic window:
- a CDS encoding ChaN family lipoprotein: MLKQVILLFLFELLSFHLFSQSKSAYIIYDTTGNEITYHQMVQACQQADIVLFGELHNNTICHWLEYELLNDLLKARDKKVVVGAEMFEADNQLVINELFQHLIPMSKWEENVRLWPNYSTDYKPIVDLCYQNGISLIATNIPRRYAAKVARGGFESLDSLSDEAKKYIAPLPIKYDENLGCYKNMMSMGGMGKMHANPNLPKAQAIKDATMAHFILKYLPNKWLFYHFNGAYHSDNFEGIVWYLKQKRSDLKIVTISSIEADDISKPAKEELSGKANFIIAIPSSMTKTY, encoded by the coding sequence ATGTTGAAACAGGTTATTCTTTTATTTTTATTTGAATTATTGTCGTTTCATTTATTTTCGCAGTCAAAATCGGCTTATATCATTTACGATACTACCGGTAACGAAATTACTTACCACCAAATGGTACAAGCATGCCAACAAGCCGATATTGTTCTTTTTGGCGAATTACACAACAATACTATTTGTCATTGGTTAGAATATGAACTATTAAATGATTTGCTCAAAGCTCGCGATAAAAAAGTTGTTGTGGGTGCAGAAATGTTCGAAGCCGACAACCAACTTGTTATCAACGAATTGTTCCAACACCTTATTCCAATGTCAAAATGGGAAGAAAATGTGCGACTATGGCCTAACTACAGTACCGATTACAAACCTATTGTCGATTTATGCTATCAAAACGGCATTTCACTCATTGCTACCAATATTCCTCGTCGTTACGCTGCCAAAGTTGCACGAGGAGGATTTGAAAGCTTAGATAGTCTCTCAGATGAAGCCAAAAAATACATCGCTCCCTTACCAATCAAGTACGACGAAAACTTAGGTTGTTACAAAAATATGATGTCCATGGGAGGAATGGGCAAAATGCACGCTAATCCTAATTTACCTAAAGCCCAAGCTATAAAAGACGCAACAATGGCTCATTTTATCTTAAAATACTTACCCAATAAATGGTTGTTTTATCATTTCAACGGAGCTTATCATAGCGATAATTTCGAAGGTATTGTTTGGTATTTAAAACAAAAACGTAGCGATCTTAAAATTGTTACCATTAGCTCCATCGAAGCCGACGACATTTCTAAACCTGCTAAAGAAGAACTATCCGGCAAAGCTAATTTTATCATTGCTATTCCTTCAAGCATGACTAAAACATACTAA